One window of Populus nigra chromosome 5, ddPopNigr1.1, whole genome shotgun sequence genomic DNA carries:
- the LOC133694978 gene encoding H/ACA ribonucleoprotein complex subunit 3-like protein translates to MYLQFYINDNGDKVYTTKKESPLGLPTESAHPARFSPDDKYSRQRFLLKKRFGLLPTQQSPLKY, encoded by the exons ATGTATCTTCAGTTTTATATAAATGATAATGGTGACAAAGTCTACACTACCAAG AAAGAATCACCATTGGGGTTGCCTACTGAATCTGCTCATCCAG CCCGCTTCTCCCCCGATGACAAATACTCAAGGCAAAGATTTCTTTTGAAGAAGCGCTTTGGATTGTTGCCAACCCAACAGTCACCTCTGAAGTACTAA
- the LOC133694619 gene encoding dolichyl-diphosphooligosaccharide--protein glycosyltransferase subunit 2-like, whose protein sequence is MARNLGGFLVLIAAALIYSSALASYIFQPISDTHRSAALELFNPLGGSFPSVQETYEELRTFEVLGIDKRSDISTAACQSVSEILGSSSSTLKDLFYALKVNGILKCDIKEDVFEGVASRLQAAVSGASALLDFYYSVGGLALIKGQTTKDDLYLADAEGVFQSIKALSQSDGRWRYNSNNPESSAFAAGLALEALAGIVSLSYSEIDQSLISTTKNDILKLFDSIEKYDDGAFYFDEKLVGAREHQGALSTTSSVVRGLTAFAAVTSGNLNLPSGKILGLAKFFLAIGIPGDAKDLFNQVDSLAFLESNTVSIPLILSLPATVLSLTKKDALKVKVNTVLGSNPPPLTVNLLRVFRSGSKDTLLTESQELKFDPENAVYTLDALPKSVDVGKYTFVFETVLHDSDHKNLYATGGQTRIPIFVTGVIEVDTAEIAVLDSDLGSIETKKKIDLAGDNTVSLSANHLQKLRLSFQLSTPLGHAFKPHQAILKLTHETKVEHIFLMGSSGKEFEIILDFLGLVEKFFYLSGRYNVQLTVGDAVMENSFLKAVGHIDLDLPEAPEKAPQPPAQPLDPNLIYGPKAEIAHIFRVPEKLPPKGLSLTFLGLTLLPFLGFLLGLLRLGVNLKNFPSSSVPAIFAALFHLGIAAVLLLYVLFWLKLDLFTTLKALGFLGAFLMFVGHRILSHLASSSSKLKSA, encoded by the exons ATGGCAAGAAATCTTGGAGGATTTCTGGTTCTGATCGCTGCGGCATTGATCTACTCATCCGCCCTCGCTTCTTATATCTTTCAACCGATCTCCGATACACACCGATCTGCTGCTTTAGAGCTCTTCAATCCTCTGGGTGGATCTTTTCCCAG CGTACAAGAAACATACGAGGAACTTAGAACGTTTGAGGTTCTAGGAATTGATAAAAGGTCTGATATCAGCACAGCTGCTTGCCAGTCTGTATCGGAAATCCTTGGGTCGTCGTCTTCTACTTTGAAGGATTTATTCTACGCCTTAAAAGTCAACGGAATATTAAAGTGTGACATCAAAGAGGATGTTTTTGAG GGTGTTGCTTCAAGGCTACAAGCTGCTGTCAGTGGTGCTAGTGCTTTGCTTGATTTCTACTATTCTGTGGGAGGTTTAGCTCTTATCAag GGTCAAACTACCAAAGATGATCTTTATCTTGCTGATGCTGAAGGAGTTTTTCAGTCCATCAAG GCTCTGAGCCAGAGTGATGGAAGATGGCGCTATAATTCTAATAATCCCGAGTCTAGTGCCTTTGCTGCTG GTCTAGCACTTGAAGCACTTGCTGGTATTGTCTCATTATCATATTCCGAGATAGATCAATCTCTG ATCAGCACAACtaaaaatgatatattgaaGCTGTTTGACAGCATTGAGAAGTATG ATGATGGGGCCTTTTACTTTGATGAGAAGCTGGTTGGTGCACGTGAACATCAAGGTGCTCTCTCAACTACATCCTCTGTTGTTAGAGGACTGACAGCATTTGCAGCTGTGACTTCAGGAAACTTGAAT CTTCCAAGTGGCAAAATATTGGGTTTGGCAAAATTTTTCCTTGCCATTGGAATTCCAGGCGATGCCAAAGACTTGTTCAACCAAGTAGATTCCCTGGCTTTCCTAGAGAGCAATAC GGTTTCCATTCCACTGATTCTATCACTTCCGGCTACAGTGCTTTCATTGACTAAGAAGGATGCACTTAAG GTTAAGGTGAATACCGTGCTTGGTTCAAATCCACCTCCGTTGACAGTGAATCTTCTACGAGTTTTCAGATCTGGTTCAAAGGATACTTTGTTAACTGAGAGTCAG GAACTCAAGTTTGACCCTGAAAACGCTGTCTATACCTTGGATGCTTTGCCAAAGAGTGTTGATGTTGGAAAATACACTTTTGTTTTTGAG ACGGTGCTTCATGATTCAGACCACAAAAACTTATATGCCACTGGAGGCCAAACTCGGATTCCAATATTTGTGACTGGAGTTATCGAAGTTGACACTGCAGAAATTGCAGTGCTTGATAGTGATCTTGGGAGCATAGAAACCAAGAAGAA GATAGATTTAGCTGGAGATAATACTGTATCATTATCTGCAAACCACCTTCAGAAGCTGCGCCTCTCTTTCCAGTTGTCTACTCCTCTCGGCCATGCATTTAAGCCACATCAG GCAATTCTAAAATTGACGCATGAGACTAAGGTTGAGCATATCTTTTTGATGGGGAGCTCTGGAAAAGAGTTTGAGATTATTCTG GATTTCCTTGGACTGGTTGagaaatttttctatttatcagGGAGATATAATGTTCAACTCACTGTGGGTGATGCTGTTATG GAGAACTCTTTCTTAAAGGCTGTTGGTCACATTGACCTGGATCTACCCGAAGCACCTGAGAAGGCACCACAGCCTCCAGCTCAGCCTCTTGATCCAAACTTGATATATGGTCCTAAAGCAGAGATAGCTCACATCTTCAGGGTTCCTGAAAAGCTTCCACCTAAGGGGCTTTCTCTTACTTTCTTGGGTCTTACACTTTTGCCATTTCTTGGATTCTTACTTGGG CTATTGCGTTTAGGGGTGAACTTGAAGAACTTCCCTTCCTCATCTGTTCCCGCCATCTTCGCTGCCCTCTTCCATCTTGGCATCGCAGCAGTTTTGTTGCTCTACGTGCTTTTCTGGCTGAAG TTGGATCTATTCACAACACTGAAAGCACTTGGTTTCCTGGGAGCTTTCCTGATGTTTGTTGGACACAGAATCCTCTCTCACCTGGCCTCATCATCATCCAAGTTGAAATCTGCCTGA
- the LOC133694668 gene encoding protein CHROMATIN REMODELING 8, whose translation MKVDEDSILLSSLGVTSANPEDIERVVLEEARNNADKGGSTEEEPPDKLENVDPSSANQAKLYSKLRAVKFEIDAVASTVEEVTDVVSGEHQTYDDGGGTKKRDKGDDESGVQVSPDDFTLQQALAADRLRSLKRTKVKLEKELLDLRKDDATKAVEHDKLLANLVKEDPRPKKKSKKVLKSGKNKEKQQKTVSFADDADFDLMLDGASSGFVETERDELVRKGILTPFHQLKGFERRLQQPGSSSGKNESNEEDKTDGLDSDSVVRAAHSMLEAAKARPTTKLLDSEALPKLDAPTRPFQRLKTPLKACQSPERDAEKRKGSERKRKRPLPGKKWRKSASWEDMGESEDSGRNLVTSISEEDVDDGYDNDSPFITLEGGLKIPEAIFSKLFDYQKVGVQWLWELHCQRAGGIIGDEMGLGKTIQVLSFLGALHFSNMYKPSIVVCPVTLLRQWKREAQKWYPRFHVELLHDSAQDVSCRDPLKKKRAQSYESDCETEDSLDSDYEESISCRKANKWDSLINRVFESDSGLLITTYEQLRLLGEKLLDFEWGYAVLDEGHRIRNPNAEITLVCKQLQTVHRIIMTGAPIQNKLTELWSLFDFVFPGKLGVLPVFEAEFAVPISVGGYANASPLQVSTAYRCAVVLRDLIMPYLLRRMKMDVNAHLPKKTEHVLFCSLTSEQRSVYRAFLASTEVENILDGSRNSLYGIDVMRKICNHPDLLEREHSYHNPDYGNPERSGKMKVVAQVLKVWQEQGHRVLLFTQTQQMLDIFENFLNSGGYNYRRMDGSTPIKLRMSIIDEFNNSGDIFIFILTTKVGGLGTNLTGANRVIIFDPDWNPSTDMQARERAWRIGQKKDVTVYRLITGGTIEEKVYHRQIYKHFLTNKILKNPQQRRFFRARDMKDLFTLNDDGEGGSTETSDIFSQLSEDVNVVGTKKEKLKKRKKNKGIAQHADVAIVDNENNSETRALRREEKEKADCSDGEVDEETNILKSLFDANGIHSAMNHDVIMNAHDGEKMRLEEQASQVAQRAAEALRQSRMLRSRDSISVPTWTGKSGTAGAPSSVRQKFGSTVNSQLIKSTDSSSSNKTSNLKGIAAGTSAGKALSSAELLARIRENQERAVGAGLDQQFGFALSSGTSAMSENSGASRPPQTLSSVQPEILIRQICTFIQRRGGSSDSSSIVQHFKDRIPSKDLPLFKNLLKEIASLREDANGKQWVLKPEYQ comes from the exons ATGAAGGTAGATGAGGATTCAATTTTGCTTAGTAGCTTGGGGGTCACCTCAGCGAATCCTGAAGATATTGAACGTGTTGTTTTAGAAGAG GCAAGAAACAATGCAGATAAGGGAGGGAGCACTGAGGAGGAACCTCCTGACAAGTTGGAAAACGTTGATCCATCATCTGCCAACCAAGCAAAACTTTATAGTAAATTGAGGGCTGTAAAATTTGAAATAGATGCTGTTGCATCAACTGTTGAAGAAGTAACAGATGTTGTGAGTGGCGAACACCAGACctatgatgatggtggtggaaCAAAGAAAAGGGACAAAGGAGATGATGAAAGTGGAGTTCAGGTATCTCCTGATGACTTCACTCTTCAACAGGCCCTGGCAGCTGATCGGCTAAGAAGTCTTAAGAGAACTAAAGTAAAACTTGAGAAAGAGCTTTTAGATTTGCGCAAGGATGATGCTACCAAGGCTGTAGAACATGATAAACTGTTAGCAAACCTTGTGAAGGAAGATCCAAGACCGAAGAAAAAGTCAAAAAAGGTTCTGAAATCaggaaaaaacaaggaaaaacaaCAGAAAACAGTTTCATTCGCTGATGATGCtgattttgatttgatgttGGATGGAGCATCTTCAGGATTTGTTGAAACA GAAAGGGATGAATTGGTGAGGAAAGGAATATTAACTCCTTTTCATCAGCTTAAGGGCTTTGAACGTCGTCTTCAGCAACCAGGGTCATCAAGTGGGAAAAATGAGTCTAATGAAGAAGACAAGACTGATGGTCTTGATTCCGATAGTGTTGTCAGAGCTGCTCATTCGATGTTAGAGGCTGCAAAAGCTCGTCCGACAACTAAACTTCTTGATTCAGAAGCTCTGCCAAAGCTTGATGCACCAACTCGTCCTTTTCAGAGGCTGAAAACACCTTTGAAAGCTTGTCAGTCCCCAGAAAGAGATGCAGAGAAAAGGAAGGGTtcagaaaggaaaaggaaacggCCTTTGCCTGGAAAGAAATGGAGAAAGAGTGCTTCTTGGGAAGATATGGGTGAAAGTG AAGATTCTGGGAGAAACTTGGTTACATCCATCTCCGAAGAAGACGTTGATGATGGTTATGATAATGACTCTCCTTTCATAACACTTGAAGGTGGTCTTAAAATCCCAGAAGCCATTTTCAGCAAACTCTTTGATTACCAGAAAGTTGGTGTGCAGTGGCTATGGGAATTGCATTGCCAAAGAGCAGGCGGTATTATTGGAGATGAGATGGGTCTTGGTAAGACCATCCAGGTCTTATCTTTTCTTGGAGCATTGCATTTCAGTAACATGTACAAACCAAGTATTGTTGTTTGCCCTGTCACACTCTTGAGACAATGGAAAAGGGAAGCACAAAAGTGGTACCCAAGATTTCATGTGGAGCTACTACATGATTCTGCTCAGGATGTTTCTTGCAGGGATCCTTTAAAGAAGAAGCGAGCCCAGTCTTACGAAAGCGACTGTGAGACTGAAGATTCACTTGACAGTGATTATGAGGAAAGCATTTCATGTAGAAAGGCCAACAAATGGGATTCCTTGATAAATAGAGTTTTTGAATCTGATTCTGGGTTGCTTATTACCACTTATGAACAACTACGTTTGCTAGGAGAAAAATTACTCGACTTTGAATGGGGCTATGCAGTTCTGGATGAAGGGCACCGTATTCGGAATCCAAATGCTGAAATTACCCTGGTTTGCAAACAGCTTCAGACAGTTCATCGCATTATAATGACAGGCGCACcgattcaaaacaaattgactGAATTGTGgtctttgtttgattttgtttttcctggaaagttggGGGTCTTGCCCGTATTTGAGGCAGAATTTGCTGTTCCAATCTCTGTTGGTGGTTATGCCAATGCTTCACCTCTACAAGTATCTACAGCTTACAG GTGTGCTGTGGTGCTGCGTGACTTGATCATGCCTTATCTTCTCCGGCGTATGAAGATGGATGTCAATGCACATCTTCCCAAAAAAACTGAACATGTCCTCTTCTGTAGTCTTACTTCAGAGCAAAGATCTGTGTATAGAGCGTTTCTTGCAAGCACTGAGGTGGAAAATATACTGGATGGAAGTAGAAATTCTCTGTATGGAATAGATGTGATGCGTAAGATATGTAACCATCCTGATCTGCTTGAGAGAGAGCATTCCTATCACAATCCAGACTATGGGAATCCTGAACGCAGTGGAAAAATGAAAGTTGTGGCCCAAGTGCTCAAGGTGTGGCAGGAGCAGGGTCACCGTGTTCTTCTGTTCACTCAAACTCAGCAAATGCTGGatatttttgagaattttttgaaTTCTGGTGGTTATAATTACAGAAGAATGGACGGTTCAACTCCTATAAAACTGAGGATGTCcataatagatgaatttaacAACTCaggtgatatttttatattcattttaactACAAAAGTTGGAGGATTAGGGACAAATCTAACTGGTGCAAACAGGGTGATTATCTTTGATCCTGATTGGAACCCCTCAACTGACATGCAG gCCAGGGAACGTGCTTGGCGTATTGGCCAGAAAAAGGATGTCACTGTATATAGACTGATCACAGGTGGAACTATTGAGGAGAAGGTATATCACCGGCAAATTTATAAGCATTTTCTTACTAATAAGATATTGAAGAACCCACAGCAGAGAAGGTTCTTTAGAGCTCGAGATATGAAGGATCTTTTCACGCTGAATGATGATGGAGAGGGTGGGTCAACTGAAACATCTGACATTTTCAGTCAGTTATCTGAAGATGTGAATGTTGTTggtacaaagaaagaaaagctgaAGAAgcgcaaaaaaaacaaaggcattgCACAACATGCTGACGTTGCCATAGTTGACAATGAAAACAACTCTGAGACCAGAGCTTTGAGgagggaagagaaagaaaaagctgATTGTAGTGATGGTGAAGTAGATGAAGAAACAAATATCTTGAAGAGTCTTTTTGATGCCAATGGGATACAT AGTGCCATGAACCATGATGTTATTATGAATGCACATGATGGAGAGAAGATGAGGCTTGAGGAACAAGCTTCTCAAGTTGCACAAAGAGCAGCTGAAGCATTACGCCAGTCTCGAATGCTCCGAAGTCGTGATAGTATATCTGTCCCTACATGGACAGGCAAATCAGGGACTGCTGGTGCACCATCATCAGTTCGTCAAAAGTTTGGATCAACTGTGAACTCCCAGCTGATCAAATCTACTGATTCATCATCCAGCAATAAAACAAGCAACCTGAAAGGCATAGCAGCTGGGACTTCTGCAGGAAAAGCATTATCCTCAGCGGAACTACTTGCCAGAATTCGggaaaatcaagaaagagcaGTTGGTGCCGGGCTTGACCAACAGTTTGGATTTGCATTGAGTTCTGGTACCAGTGCAATGTCTGAAAATAGCGGAGCATCTAGGCCACCTCAAACTTTATCCAGTGTCCAGCCTGAAATTTTGATTCGCCAGATCTGTACATTTATACAAAGACGAGGTGGAAGTTctgattcatcaagcatagtccaGCACTTCAAAGACAGGATACCATCGAAGGACCTGCCCTTGTTCAAGAATCTTTTGAAGGAAATAGCTTCACTGAGGGAAGACGCTAATGGAAAACAATGGGTTCTTAAACCCGAATATCAATAG
- the LOC133694977 gene encoding uncharacterized protein At1g03900-like, whose translation MSFEEDDESFEHTLLVVREVSVYKIPPRSTAGGYKCGEWLQSDKIWSGRLRVVSCKDRCEIRLEDPNSGDLFAACFVNPGQRENSVETVLDSSRYFVLKIEDGTGKHAFVGLGFTERNEAFDFNVALSDHEKYVRRENEKESGETSESDAHIDIHPAVNQRLKEGETIRINVKPKPSAGAGMLSAAGLSGGVSTTGKPKPLAIAPPPTGVGKLRSPLPPPPNDPAAARMTAGNHGGIGLKVPPKESTRWSTDSLSDLSPLERNLPSTASGSTKTTASGWAAF comes from the exons ATGTCGTTCGAGGAAGACGACGAGTCGTTCGAGCACACACTCCTGGTGGTGCGCGAGGTTTCCGTTTACAAAATTCCCCCTCGTTCTACTGCCGGCGGCTACAAATGCGGAGAATGGTTACAATCCGACAAGATCTGGTCGGGCCGGCTTCGAGTCGTATCCTGCAAAGACCGGTGCGAGATCCGATTAGAAGATCCGAACTCCGGCGATCTATTCGCTGCTTGTTTCGTTAACCCTGGACAGCGGGAGAACTCGGTAGAGACAGTCCTCGACTCGTCCCGGTATTTCGTACTTAAAATCGAGGACGGGACAGGTAAGCACGCGTTTGTTGGTCTAGGGTTTACAGAGAGAAATGAAGCGTTTGATTTTAATGTGGCGTTATCGGATCACGAGAAGTACGTGAGACGAGAAAATGAGAAAGAGAGTGGCGAAACGAGTGAGAGTGATGCTCATATTGATATTCATCCTGCCGTTAATCAAAGATTAAAG GAAGGGGAGACTATAAGAATCAATGTGAAGCCTAAGCCATCTGCTGGAGCTGGAATGCTATCAGCTGCAGGGCTGTCTGGAGGGGTTTCAACAACTGGAAAGCCTAAACCTTTAGCAATTGCGCCGCCACCAACTGGAGTGGGGAAACTAAGGTCTCCGCTCCCACCACCACCCAATGATCCTGCTGCTGCTCGAATGACGGCAGGGAATCATGGTGGAATTGGTCTTAAAGTACCACCCAAGGAATCTACTCGATGGTCCACTGATTCTTTATCAGATTTGTCTCCGCTTGAG AGAAATCTTCCATCAACAGCATCAGGATCAACCAAGACAACTGCATCAGGATGGGCTGCTTTCTGA